From the genome of Geothrix sp. 21YS21S-4, one region includes:
- a CDS encoding TonB-dependent siderophore receptor: MSMLLGTLLSRASSLRPHARLGGLTLALAVSAVAPAARAQAPQAVSVNLPAQPLAQALEALGRQAGLRVAVDPALVAGRTVPEVKGSYTPEAALKVLLQGTGLEARIAGGTATIQRAGGEAVLAEVRVKGAAVRETATSATTGYRPKRSLTGTKTDTPLSETPQSVSVVSREQIEDQGAISVSDVLNYASGVRSNAYGVDSRGDWTRVRGTEPTQFMDGLLQIYGYNNNVRPDPYLLERVEVLRGPSSMLYGQGSTGGVINLQSKRPQAEQQAEIGLQLGTYDRRQIQGDVTGALTDDGRWSYRVVGVGRKSDTQVDFVPDNRYAIAPSVSWRPDANTSLTFLGYWQKDESGSSATFLPWSGTVLPNPNGRIPTSRFVSEPGYDEYNMRQASLGYQFEHRFSDTWTVRQNVRYAANRGSYQSLYPASNFSDPLNPYLDPDQRIISRYIWANKRDGHAFAADQSLEGNIKTGVVENRILFGFDHIRYSENAASAFGFSPTFDLYNPVYGNFTAPDLTPNPSTELRQTGIYLQDQIKIASRFSILLGARRDHATNASEGSPTDRDNATTVRGAFMYLSDSGWSPYVSYAESFQPVAGSNFYNQRYKPLRGEQWEAGVKFQSASGATTFNAAYYDLKEKNRQIPDPVQPLNNLQAGETKSKGFEAELKTRLGRNFELVANFDHIDLDEQLEGAPANQGSLWGRVRFSLAGMDGWSAGLGFRHTAAFANPAAPEVAATNLLDAMLALETGHWRFALNGTNLTDKIYTTTILSRGDAWYGARRNVIASVTYRF, translated from the coding sequence ATGTCCATGCTCCTCGGAACCCTGCTCTCCCGCGCCTCGAGCCTGAGGCCGCACGCCCGCCTGGGCGGACTGACCCTCGCCCTGGCGGTGTCGGCCGTCGCCCCCGCTGCCCGAGCCCAGGCCCCCCAGGCGGTCTCCGTCAATCTTCCGGCCCAGCCCCTGGCGCAGGCCCTTGAAGCCCTGGGTCGCCAGGCCGGCCTGCGGGTCGCCGTCGATCCCGCCCTCGTGGCCGGCCGCACGGTGCCCGAGGTGAAGGGATCCTACACGCCCGAAGCCGCCCTGAAGGTCCTGCTCCAGGGCACCGGCCTCGAGGCCCGGATCGCCGGCGGAACGGCCACCATCCAGCGGGCGGGCGGGGAAGCCGTCCTCGCCGAGGTGCGCGTCAAGGGCGCCGCCGTGCGCGAGACCGCCACCAGCGCCACCACCGGCTACCGGCCCAAGCGCTCCCTCACGGGCACCAAGACGGACACGCCCCTCTCCGAGACCCCCCAATCCGTGTCCGTGGTCAGCCGCGAGCAGATCGAGGACCAGGGCGCCATCTCCGTGAGCGACGTCCTGAACTACGCGTCCGGCGTGCGCTCGAACGCCTACGGCGTGGACAGTCGCGGCGACTGGACGCGGGTGCGCGGCACCGAGCCCACCCAGTTCATGGACGGCCTGCTCCAGATCTACGGCTACAACAACAACGTCCGCCCCGATCCCTACCTCCTGGAGCGCGTCGAGGTCCTCCGCGGGCCCTCCTCCATGCTGTACGGCCAGGGCAGCACCGGCGGCGTCATCAACCTCCAGAGCAAGCGGCCCCAGGCCGAGCAGCAGGCGGAGATCGGCCTCCAGCTGGGCACCTACGACCGCCGCCAGATCCAGGGCGACGTGACCGGCGCCCTCACCGACGACGGCCGCTGGTCCTACCGCGTGGTGGGCGTGGGCCGCAAGAGCGACACCCAGGTGGACTTCGTCCCCGACAACCGCTACGCCATCGCGCCCTCTGTCTCCTGGCGGCCCGACGCCAACACCAGCCTCACCTTCCTCGGCTACTGGCAGAAGGACGAGAGCGGCTCCAGCGCCACGTTCCTGCCCTGGTCCGGCACCGTCCTGCCCAACCCCAACGGCCGGATCCCCACCAGCCGCTTCGTCAGCGAGCCCGGCTACGACGAATACAACATGCGCCAGGCCAGCCTGGGCTACCAGTTCGAGCACCGGTTCTCCGACACCTGGACCGTGCGCCAGAACGTCCGCTACGCCGCCAACCGGGGCAGCTACCAGTCGCTCTACCCCGCCAGCAACTTCTCGGATCCCCTGAACCCCTACCTCGACCCCGACCAGCGGATCATCAGCCGCTACATCTGGGCCAACAAGCGCGACGGCCACGCCTTCGCGGCGGACCAGTCCCTCGAAGGCAACATCAAGACGGGCGTGGTGGAGAACCGCATCCTGTTCGGCTTCGACCACATCCGCTACAGCGAGAACGCCGCCTCCGCCTTCGGGTTCAGCCCCACCTTCGACCTCTACAACCCGGTCTACGGGAACTTCACGGCGCCGGACCTGACGCCCAACCCCTCGACCGAACTGCGGCAGACGGGCATCTACCTCCAGGACCAGATCAAGATCGCGTCCCGCTTCTCCATCCTGCTGGGCGCGCGCCGGGATCACGCCACCAACGCATCCGAGGGCTCCCCCACGGACCGCGACAACGCCACCACGGTGCGCGGGGCCTTCATGTACCTGTCCGACTCCGGCTGGTCGCCCTACGTGAGCTACGCCGAGTCCTTCCAGCCAGTGGCCGGCAGCAACTTCTACAACCAGCGCTACAAGCCCCTCCGCGGCGAGCAGTGGGAAGCGGGCGTGAAGTTCCAGAGCGCCTCGGGCGCCACCACCTTCAACGCCGCCTACTACGACCTGAAGGAGAAGAACCGCCAGATCCCCGATCCGGTCCAGCCCCTCAACAACCTGCAGGCGGGCGAGACCAAGAGCAAGGGATTCGAGGCGGAGCTGAAGACCCGCCTGGGCCGCAACTTCGAGCTGGTGGCCAACTTCGACCATATCGACCTTGATGAGCAGCTCGAGGGCGCGCCCGCCAACCAGGGCTCCCTGTGGGGCCGCGTCCGCTTCTCCCTCGCCGGCATGGACGGCTGGTCCGCGGGCCTGGGCTTCCGCCACACCGCGGCGTTCGCCAATCCCGCCGCGCCCGAAGTGGCCGCCACCAACCTCCTGGACGCGATGCTCGCCCTGGAGACCGGCCACTGGCGGTTCGCGCTCAACGGCACCAACCTCACGGACAAGATCTACACCACGACGATCCTGAGCCGGGGCGACGCGTGGTACGGCGCGCGGCGGAACGTCATCGCCAGCGTCACGTACCGCTTCTAG
- a CDS encoding cation-translocating P-type ATPase: MGCCDGQEGCTGRKDAAPAPAPPPVLSGTGIRTRLRILEMDCPTEEAMIRKQLGSMAAVEHLEFNLLGRILTVIHAPGSLDSILEAVRALGFHPRPEEDAAPPGAERAKAWWPLVLSAIAALGSEAAGWAGLPPWTAAVLGILAVAIGGLPTYRKGWTALYHGNLNINALMSLAVTGAMALGQWPEAAMVMVLFAVAERLEARSLDRARRAIQGLLRLIPDTATLRQADGSWRDVPAAAVPVGSVVRIKPGERIALDGEVLGGRSAVDQAPITGESLPVDKAEGDPVFAGTINGSGALECRVTAVASDSTLAHIIHAVEDAQGAKAPTQRFVDRFAKTYTPAVFALAVAVAVLPPLLAGGAWSAWIYRALVLLVIACPCALVISTPVTIVSGLAAAARRGILIKGGVHLEEGRKLAWLALDKTGTLTHGKPVQTDFEPWGDADPGQSRRLAAGLAARSDHPVSEAVARAAEEADVVPFAVEAFEALPGRGVRGLVDGDAHFLGNHRLVEELGRCSPELEARLDALERQGKTAVVLGDARRILAVFAVADTVREHSREAVADLHRLGIRTMMLTGDNPHTAQAIGEQVGIDRIQGNLLPADKLALIEGLAAEGPVGMAGDGINDAPALARADIGFSMGAMGTDVAIEAADVALMDDDLRKVPAFVRLSQATHAVLVQNIALALGIKAVFLALTLAGRGTMWMAVFADMGTSLLVVGNGLRLLRK, from the coding sequence ATGGGCTGCTGCGACGGACAGGAGGGCTGCACGGGGCGGAAAGACGCGGCTCCCGCCCCCGCTCCGCCGCCCGTCCTCAGCGGCACCGGCATCCGGACCCGGCTGCGGATCCTGGAGATGGACTGCCCCACGGAAGAGGCCATGATCCGCAAGCAGCTCGGAAGCATGGCCGCCGTCGAGCACCTGGAGTTCAACCTCCTCGGGCGGATCCTGACGGTGATCCACGCTCCCGGTTCGCTCGATTCCATCCTGGAGGCGGTGCGGGCCCTGGGGTTCCATCCTCGGCCAGAGGAGGATGCCGCCCCCCCCGGGGCCGAACGGGCCAAGGCCTGGTGGCCCCTCGTGCTGTCGGCCATCGCCGCCCTGGGATCCGAAGCCGCGGGATGGGCGGGCCTGCCCCCCTGGACGGCCGCCGTCCTCGGCATCCTGGCGGTGGCCATCGGCGGGCTGCCCACCTACCGCAAGGGCTGGACGGCCCTGTACCACGGCAACCTGAACATCAACGCCCTGATGAGCCTGGCGGTGACCGGCGCCATGGCCCTGGGCCAGTGGCCGGAGGCGGCCATGGTGATGGTCCTGTTCGCGGTGGCGGAGCGGCTGGAAGCCCGATCGCTGGACCGTGCCCGCCGCGCCATCCAGGGCCTGCTCCGCCTGATTCCCGACACGGCCACCCTGCGGCAGGCGGACGGCTCCTGGCGCGACGTGCCGGCGGCGGCGGTGCCGGTGGGCAGCGTGGTGCGGATCAAGCCGGGCGAGCGCATCGCCTTGGATGGCGAAGTGCTCGGCGGCCGGTCCGCCGTGGACCAGGCCCCCATCACGGGCGAGAGCCTGCCCGTGGACAAGGCTGAGGGCGATCCGGTCTTCGCCGGGACGATCAACGGATCCGGCGCCCTGGAGTGCCGCGTCACCGCGGTGGCCTCCGACAGCACCCTGGCCCACATCATCCACGCGGTGGAGGACGCCCAGGGCGCGAAGGCGCCGACCCAGCGCTTCGTGGACCGGTTCGCGAAGACCTATACGCCCGCGGTGTTCGCCCTCGCCGTGGCGGTGGCGGTCCTTCCCCCGCTGCTGGCGGGCGGCGCCTGGTCCGCGTGGATCTACCGCGCGCTGGTGCTGCTGGTCATCGCGTGCCCCTGCGCCCTCGTCATCTCCACCCCCGTGACCATCGTCAGCGGCCTGGCCGCGGCCGCCCGGCGCGGGATCCTGATCAAGGGCGGCGTCCACCTGGAGGAGGGCCGCAAGCTGGCCTGGCTGGCCCTCGACAAGACCGGCACCCTCACCCACGGAAAGCCCGTCCAGACTGACTTCGAGCCCTGGGGCGACGCGGATCCTGGACAGAGCCGGCGCCTCGCCGCCGGCCTCGCCGCGCGGTCGGACCATCCGGTCTCCGAGGCCGTGGCCCGGGCCGCGGAGGAGGCGGACGTGGTCCCCTTCGCCGTCGAGGCCTTCGAGGCCCTGCCCGGCCGCGGGGTACGCGGACTCGTGGACGGGGACGCCCACTTCCTGGGGAACCACCGGCTGGTGGAGGAGCTGGGCCGCTGCTCGCCGGAGCTGGAAGCGCGCCTGGACGCCCTCGAACGGCAGGGCAAGACCGCGGTCGTCCTGGGGGACGCGCGGCGGATCCTCGCCGTGTTCGCCGTGGCCGACACGGTGAGGGAGCACAGCCGCGAGGCGGTGGCGGACCTGCATCGGCTGGGCATCCGCACGATGATGCTGACGGGCGACAACCCCCACACGGCCCAGGCCATCGGGGAGCAGGTCGGCATCGACCGGATCCAAGGCAACCTCCTGCCCGCGGACAAGCTGGCCCTGATCGAAGGCCTCGCTGCCGAAGGTCCCGTGGGGATGGCGGGCGACGGGATCAACGACGCCCCGGCGCTGGCCCGGGCCGACATCGGGTTCTCCATGGGCGCCATGGGCACGGACGTCGCCATCGAGGCCGCCGACGTGGCCCTGATGGACGACGACCTGCGGAAGGTCCCCGCCTTCGTGCGCCTCTCCCAGGCCACCCACGCGGTGCTCGTCCAGAACATCGCCCTCGCCCTGGGCATCAAGGCGGTCTTCCTGGCGCTGACCCTCGCCGGGAGGGGCACCATGTGGATGGCCGTCTTCGCCGACATGGGCACCAGCCTGCTGGTGGTCGGCAACGGGCTGCGGCTGCTGCGGAAGTAG
- the cadR gene encoding Cd(II)/Pb(II)-responsive transcriptional regulator, protein MKIGELAAQAGCTVETVRYYEREGLLPVAVRDGANYRRYDRGHLERLSFIRRCRALDMAHDEIRALLLARLDPERTCDSVNALVEVHLAHVRARISELGALEAQLSELRGQCRGAQPTRDCGILRELDLPPGPDLEPAPRSPASHVARHACGSEGRLHP, encoded by the coding sequence ATGAAGATCGGAGAGTTGGCGGCCCAGGCCGGTTGCACCGTGGAGACGGTGCGCTACTACGAGCGGGAGGGGCTGCTGCCGGTGGCGGTCCGGGACGGGGCGAACTACCGGCGCTACGACCGCGGCCACCTGGAGCGGCTGTCCTTCATCCGCCGCTGCCGGGCCCTGGACATGGCCCACGACGAGATCCGCGCCCTGCTGTTGGCCCGCCTCGATCCCGAACGCACCTGCGATTCCGTCAACGCCCTGGTCGAAGTCCACCTGGCCCACGTCCGGGCCCGGATCTCGGAACTGGGGGCGCTCGAAGCCCAGCTCAGCGAGCTGCGCGGCCAGTGCCGCGGCGCGCAGCCCACCCGGGACTGCGGCATCCTGCGGGAGCTGGACCTTCCCCCGGGCCCCGATTTGGAGCCGGCGCCACGGAGTCCCGCCAGCCATGTCGCCCGCCACGCCTGCGGGAGCGAAGGCCGCCTCCACCCGTGA